The following coding sequences lie in one Lolium perenne isolate Kyuss_39 chromosome 2, Kyuss_2.0, whole genome shotgun sequence genomic window:
- the LOC127335983 gene encoding anthocyanin regulatory R-S protein isoform X2, with translation MALSSAPLSQEEPTPPSPGKRFSNQLAAAVRSINWTYAIFWSMSTSRPGFLTWKDGFYNGEIKTRKITNSTDLTDDQLVLERSQQLREVYKSLLSGEYDNRARRPTGSLSPEDLSDAEWYYTVCMTYAFRPGQGLPGKSFATNEPIWLCNAQFADTKIFQRALLAKTASIQTVACIPFMGGVLELGTADQVLEDTDMVNRIGTSFWELRFPTCSEVEELSSSPSEKETEEADIVFEDLDHNVAEATATISGEMGCLSDGNLERITKEIDELYGLCEELDVRALEDNWIMDGSFEVMSSPAPPVPDAGGITDDVATLSSSVESSRPSCFTAWKMSSDSPQDVAAGESQKLLKKAVAGGAWTNDDGDGTVRAQESNVKGHVMSERRRREKLNEMFVILKSLVPSIHKVDKASILAETIAYLKELEQRVEELESSGRPIKVTTGLRRHAVLGKKASASAGSKRKASELGDLPKEKEDGPSNVVNVTVMGKEVLLEVQCLWKELLMTRVFDALKALSLDVLSVQSSTPNGHLALKIRAQCAGSAAVAPGMISEALQKAIGRR, from the exons ATGGCACTATCGTCAGCCCCTCTGAGCCAGGAAGAACCCACACCGCCGTCACCGGGGAAGCGATTTAGCAACCAGCTCGCTGCCGCCGTGAGGAGCATCAACTGGACTTACGCCATATTCTGGTCCATGTCTACCAGCCGCCCGGG ATTCCTGACGTGGAAGGACGGGTTCTACAACGGCGAGATAAAGACGAGGAAGATCACCAACTCGACGGACCTTACAGACGACCAGCTCGTCCTGGAGAGGAGCCAACAGCTGAGGGAGGTCTACAAGTCGCTACTCTCCGGCGAATACGACAACCGGGCCAGACGTCCCACTGGCTCGCTTTCGCCGGAGGATCTCAGCGACGCCGAGTGGTACTACACGGTCTGCATGACCTACGCCTTCCGGCCTGGCCAAGG TTTGCCTGGCAAAAGCTTTGCGACCAATGAACCTATTTGGCTCTGCAACGCTCAGTTCGCGGACACCAAAATCTTCCAACGCGCGCTCTTAGCGAAG ACCGCGTCTATTCAG ACAGTTGCTTGCATCCCATTCATGGGCGGTGTGCTCGAGCTGGGGACGGCTGATCAG GTTTTGGAGGACACCGACATGGTGAACCGGATCGGCACATCTTTCTGGGAGCTACGGTTTCCGACATGCTCGGAGGTGGAGGAGCTGAGCTCCAGCCCatcagaaaaagaaacagaagaaGCGGATATCGTGTTCGAGGACCTCGACCACAACGTCGCCGAGGCGACGGCGACGATTTCAGGGGAGATGGGGTGCCTTTCCGACGGCAACCTCGAGAGGATCACGAAGGAGATCGACGAGCTCTACGGCCTGTGCGAGGAGCTGGACGTGCGCGCCCTGGAGGATAACTGGATCATGGACGGGTCCTTCGAGGTGATGTCTTCCCCGGCGCCGCCAGTGCCGGACGCAGGCGGGATCACCGACGATGTTGCCACTTTAAGTAGCTCCGTCGAATCCTCTCGCCCGTCGTGCTTTACGGCCTGGAAGATGTCATCGGACTCGCCGCAAGACGTGGCTGCCGGGGAGTCTCAGAAGTTGCTGAAGAAAGCCGTGGCCGGCGGTGCATGGACGAACGATGATGGTGACGGCACGGTGAGAGCTCAGGAAAGTAACGTCAAGGGTCATGTCATGTCGGAGAGAAGGCGCCGGGAGAAGCTCAACGAGATGTTCGTGATTCTCAAGTCATTGGTCCCGTCCATTCACAAG GTGGACAAAGCATCCATCCTAGCAGAGACGATAGCCTATCTCAAAGAGCTGGAGCAAAGGGTAGAAGAGCTAGAATCCAGCGGCAGGCCGATCAAGGTAACGACAGGCCTGAGGCGCCATGCCGTCCTCGGGAAGAAGGCCTCGGCCTCGGCTGGATCCAAGAGGAAAGCTTCGGAGCTCGGCGACCTCCCCAAGGAGAAGGAGGACGGCCCGAGCAACGTGGTGAACGTCACCGTGATGGGCAAGGAGGTCCTCCTGGAGGTGCAGTGCCTGTGGAAGGAGCTGTTGATGACACGAGTGTTCGACGCCCTGAAGGCCCTCAGCCTGGACGTTCTCTCCGTCCAGTCGTCGACACCGAATGGTCATCTTGCTCTGAAGATACGAGCTCAG TGCGCCGGTTCTGCTGCCGTGGCGCCTGGGATGATCAGCGAAGCGCTTCAGAAAGCTATAGGCAGACGCTGA
- the LOC127335983 gene encoding anthocyanin regulatory R-S protein isoform X1, with protein MALSSAPLSQEEPTPPSPGKRFSNQLAAAVRSINWTYAIFWSMSTSRPGFLTWKDGFYNGEIKTRKITNSTDLTDDQLVLERSQQLREVYKSLLSGEYDNRARRPTGSLSPEDLSDAEWYYTVCMTYAFRPGQGLPGKSFATNEPIWLCNAQFADTKIFQRALLAKTASIQTVACIPFMGGVLELGTADQVLEDTDMVNRIGTSFWELRFPTCSEVEELSSSPSEKETEEADIVFEDLDHNVAEATATISGEMGCLSDGNLERITKEIDELYGLCEELDVRALEDNWIMDGSFEVMSSPAPPVPDAGGITDDVATLSSSVESSRPSCFTAWKMSSDSPQDVAAGESQKLLKKAVAGGAWTNDDGDGTVRAQESNVKGHVMSERRRREKLNEMFVILKSLVPSIHKYLLQVDKASILAETIAYLKELEQRVEELESSGRPIKVTTGLRRHAVLGKKASASAGSKRKASELGDLPKEKEDGPSNVVNVTVMGKEVLLEVQCLWKELLMTRVFDALKALSLDVLSVQSSTPNGHLALKIRAQCAGSAAVAPGMISEALQKAIGRR; from the exons ATGGCACTATCGTCAGCCCCTCTGAGCCAGGAAGAACCCACACCGCCGTCACCGGGGAAGCGATTTAGCAACCAGCTCGCTGCCGCCGTGAGGAGCATCAACTGGACTTACGCCATATTCTGGTCCATGTCTACCAGCCGCCCGGG ATTCCTGACGTGGAAGGACGGGTTCTACAACGGCGAGATAAAGACGAGGAAGATCACCAACTCGACGGACCTTACAGACGACCAGCTCGTCCTGGAGAGGAGCCAACAGCTGAGGGAGGTCTACAAGTCGCTACTCTCCGGCGAATACGACAACCGGGCCAGACGTCCCACTGGCTCGCTTTCGCCGGAGGATCTCAGCGACGCCGAGTGGTACTACACGGTCTGCATGACCTACGCCTTCCGGCCTGGCCAAGG TTTGCCTGGCAAAAGCTTTGCGACCAATGAACCTATTTGGCTCTGCAACGCTCAGTTCGCGGACACCAAAATCTTCCAACGCGCGCTCTTAGCGAAG ACCGCGTCTATTCAG ACAGTTGCTTGCATCCCATTCATGGGCGGTGTGCTCGAGCTGGGGACGGCTGATCAG GTTTTGGAGGACACCGACATGGTGAACCGGATCGGCACATCTTTCTGGGAGCTACGGTTTCCGACATGCTCGGAGGTGGAGGAGCTGAGCTCCAGCCCatcagaaaaagaaacagaagaaGCGGATATCGTGTTCGAGGACCTCGACCACAACGTCGCCGAGGCGACGGCGACGATTTCAGGGGAGATGGGGTGCCTTTCCGACGGCAACCTCGAGAGGATCACGAAGGAGATCGACGAGCTCTACGGCCTGTGCGAGGAGCTGGACGTGCGCGCCCTGGAGGATAACTGGATCATGGACGGGTCCTTCGAGGTGATGTCTTCCCCGGCGCCGCCAGTGCCGGACGCAGGCGGGATCACCGACGATGTTGCCACTTTAAGTAGCTCCGTCGAATCCTCTCGCCCGTCGTGCTTTACGGCCTGGAAGATGTCATCGGACTCGCCGCAAGACGTGGCTGCCGGGGAGTCTCAGAAGTTGCTGAAGAAAGCCGTGGCCGGCGGTGCATGGACGAACGATGATGGTGACGGCACGGTGAGAGCTCAGGAAAGTAACGTCAAGGGTCATGTCATGTCGGAGAGAAGGCGCCGGGAGAAGCTCAACGAGATGTTCGTGATTCTCAAGTCATTGGTCCCGTCCATTCACAAG TATTTGTTGCAGGTGGACAAAGCATCCATCCTAGCAGAGACGATAGCCTATCTCAAAGAGCTGGAGCAAAGGGTAGAAGAGCTAGAATCCAGCGGCAGGCCGATCAAGGTAACGACAGGCCTGAGGCGCCATGCCGTCCTCGGGAAGAAGGCCTCGGCCTCGGCTGGATCCAAGAGGAAAGCTTCGGAGCTCGGCGACCTCCCCAAGGAGAAGGAGGACGGCCCGAGCAACGTGGTGAACGTCACCGTGATGGGCAAGGAGGTCCTCCTGGAGGTGCAGTGCCTGTGGAAGGAGCTGTTGATGACACGAGTGTTCGACGCCCTGAAGGCCCTCAGCCTGGACGTTCTCTCCGTCCAGTCGTCGACACCGAATGGTCATCTTGCTCTGAAGATACGAGCTCAG TGCGCCGGTTCTGCTGCCGTGGCGCCTGGGATGATCAGCGAAGCGCTTCAGAAAGCTATAGGCAGACGCTGA